The following are encoded in a window of Bacillus sp. SORGH_AS_0510 genomic DNA:
- a CDS encoding endonuclease, whose product MSRKRRKSSSLFLVVILLLGLVLPNFAGKVTAATNATDLFISEYIEGSSFNKAIEVYNGTGAAVKLSEYTLEHYANGATTTTLKMALSSDPTATLANGSTFVISRSDADATIVAKANLLDAGKTVINFNGDDAIVLKHNGAIIDVIGKVGERINWGTTVKTIDQTLVRKSSVTTGDKNPDDAFDPALEWDNMGKDVFTYLGSHTMDGGSTPVETKVANVTATPVAGAVAAGTSVTLSTATADAKIYYTTDGSQPTASSSEYKAPIVINEDVTIKAIGVKAGLDNSDVATLAYTILQANSIAAVRAMPLQSNVQTSGVVTAVLGRAIYFQDATAGIVAYTPTDSTTIQPGNKITVSGKLTEYSTLLEIEANHEDIVVTGTETVPAAELVKAADLQESKEAKLLKLKNVTVGAFSGGNYTATDGDGTSFQIRPPSSSMLTTGTTYEEITGVLSAFNGVYQLIPRNEGDIIQDSSIVQSVVATPGSGMVNSGTQVTLATGTSGASIHYTLDGSEPTATSPVFTQPIVITKATTIKAVAVKAGMTNSPIATFDYVIQDGAVHIYDIQGKSHTSIFNGKTVTDVEGVVTYIDGTSRFFIQDLQGDGDDSTSDGILVFKSSHGVSIGDRVKVTGKVTEYYGEGYAEKTSTDLTITEIEASTITKSGTTPLPAPIKLGVDRIAPPEIIDNDQFAKFDPAEDAIDFWESLEGMYVQVDDAKVIALQKDGLVWVVPKNYPTNVDPGGLRITATDYNPDRIGVDVRNGATANKSYRAKMGDYYTGAIKGVVNYGYSNFKVMTQESSLPTLTETPIVRAATKITPATDKLTIGTYNVENFSTVTPDDKVTKIADAIVNKMKNPDIIGLNEVQDNNGETDNGIVDGTQSAQKIISKIKTLGGPDYLYTEIAPINNQDGGAPGGNIRVAFLYNKARVSLTAGAPKGAATQAVGFENGKLTLNPGRIDPTNSAFNSSRKPLAAQFDFQGQSVIVVANHFNSKSGDQPLFGKTQPPVLSSEIQRHKIAGIVNNFVKDVKSKDANANVVLLGDFNDFEFTKTLEIAKGNELTNMVGFVPERERYNYSYQGNAQELDHVLVTNNMVVNTTVDILHINSGFMEVHGRASDHDPVLIQTKLKATEEVLPPVTPPASTKVYKLSGFKTKKLTVTHAATDITMDSASVISEGIVLKSSFAKLGGEGLKNTIVTLSPTEPGDAAVIDFGGVEVKEVIIDNANISQIRGVEKVQKWTVKDGVDPSKIKCTTIDGVVITPSPITVPKVNQGPVQSNPFPAFTIQKDATLSINLNDYFADPDGDVLTYTSTVGIVQGSALMIPTATAGTVNVTVTANDGAKTTSVSFTVTVTAGSTPGGDVEPYYQAAAGKTGSDLKLALHNIIKVQTKLTYAQVTEALKKTDEDPNNSNNVILLYTGRSQAKTTFGSGVNDWNREHVWAKSHGNFGTSVGPGTDIHHLRPADASVNSTRGHLDFDNGGNPQGECAQCKYDSDSFEPPDRVKGDIARMLMYMDVRYEGDGGELNLELADKVNTYPTPFHGKKSVLLQWSKMDPPDAFEKHRNDVIQSIQGNRNPFIDHPEWAESIWPAS is encoded by the coding sequence TTGAGTAGGAAGAGGAGAAAAAGCAGCAGTTTATTTCTTGTTGTGATCTTATTGCTTGGCTTAGTTTTACCAAACTTTGCAGGAAAAGTGACGGCCGCGACAAATGCTACGGATCTATTCATCTCAGAATATATCGAGGGCAGTAGCTTCAACAAAGCCATTGAAGTTTATAATGGCACTGGTGCAGCGGTTAAGTTAAGTGAATACACGCTTGAACATTACGCTAATGGTGCTACCACAACAACCCTTAAAATGGCACTATCTTCTGATCCAACTGCAACGCTTGCCAATGGATCTACTTTTGTTATTTCACGCAGTGATGCGGATGCGACCATTGTAGCTAAAGCAAACCTATTGGATGCAGGCAAAACCGTTATCAACTTTAATGGCGATGACGCGATTGTATTAAAACATAACGGAGCAATCATTGATGTGATTGGAAAAGTGGGAGAGAGGATCAACTGGGGAACTACGGTGAAAACCATTGATCAAACTTTAGTACGCAAAAGCTCCGTTACCACTGGAGATAAGAATCCGGATGACGCCTTTGATCCAGCATTAGAATGGGATAATATGGGGAAAGATGTTTTTACCTATCTTGGTTCACATACGATGGATGGCGGTTCGACACCAGTTGAAACGAAGGTGGCGAATGTAACCGCAACCCCAGTAGCAGGTGCAGTAGCCGCTGGAACGTCTGTCACATTATCAACAGCAACGGCGGATGCAAAAATTTATTACACCACGGATGGCTCACAGCCAACTGCTTCAAGCTCTGAATATAAAGCTCCAATTGTCATTAATGAAGATGTGACGATCAAAGCAATTGGGGTCAAGGCGGGCTTAGATAACAGCGATGTAGCTACATTGGCTTATACGATTTTACAAGCCAATTCCATTGCTGCAGTCAGAGCTATGCCACTGCAATCAAATGTTCAAACCAGCGGCGTTGTAACAGCTGTTTTAGGAAGAGCTATCTACTTCCAAGATGCAACAGCAGGGATTGTGGCTTATACACCAACTGACAGCACGACTATTCAACCAGGAAACAAAATCACTGTTTCAGGTAAATTAACGGAATATTCCACGTTACTTGAAATTGAAGCTAATCATGAAGATATTGTGGTTACAGGTACAGAAACTGTTCCGGCAGCCGAGCTTGTCAAGGCAGCGGATTTACAAGAAAGTAAAGAAGCAAAGCTTTTAAAACTAAAAAATGTAACAGTAGGTGCGTTCTCTGGCGGTAACTATACGGCAACAGATGGTGATGGAACAAGCTTCCAAATCCGGCCGCCAAGCTCCTCCATGCTGACAACAGGTACAACCTATGAAGAAATTACGGGCGTACTAAGTGCCTTTAACGGAGTGTATCAATTAATTCCACGGAATGAAGGCGACATTATTCAAGATTCCAGCATTGTTCAATCGGTTGTCGCTACGCCAGGCTCGGGTATGGTGAATTCGGGTACACAGGTCACCTTAGCGACTGGTACAAGTGGTGCATCCATTCATTATACGTTGGATGGAAGTGAACCAACCGCTACTAGCCCAGTATTCACACAGCCAATTGTTATAACTAAAGCAACTACAATTAAGGCAGTAGCAGTGAAAGCTGGAATGACTAATAGTCCAATTGCAACGTTTGATTATGTCATCCAAGATGGTGCGGTTCACATTTATGATATTCAAGGGAAATCTCACACATCGATTTTTAACGGCAAGACGGTAACTGATGTAGAGGGCGTTGTAACCTATATTGATGGTACTAGCCGTTTCTTTATCCAAGATCTGCAAGGTGACGGTGATGATAGTACTTCTGACGGAATTCTGGTCTTCAAGTCCAGTCATGGTGTGTCAATTGGTGACCGAGTAAAAGTAACGGGAAAAGTTACAGAATACTACGGCGAAGGATATGCTGAGAAAACATCAACAGACTTAACTATTACTGAAATTGAAGCTTCAACGATCACAAAAAGTGGAACAACTCCGCTACCAGCCCCAATCAAGCTTGGTGTGGACCGTATTGCTCCACCAGAAATCATTGATAATGACCAATTTGCTAAGTTTGATCCAGCAGAGGATGCCATCGATTTCTGGGAAAGCCTTGAAGGTATGTATGTTCAAGTAGATGACGCAAAAGTGATTGCGCTTCAAAAAGATGGATTGGTTTGGGTTGTACCGAAAAACTATCCTACAAACGTTGATCCTGGTGGTTTACGAATTACAGCCACAGATTATAACCCAGATCGGATTGGTGTCGATGTAAGAAATGGAGCTACGGCTAATAAGTCGTACCGTGCTAAAATGGGTGACTATTATACCGGAGCAATAAAAGGTGTTGTGAACTACGGTTATAGCAACTTTAAAGTCATGACTCAAGAATCCAGTTTACCAACCCTAACTGAAACACCAATTGTAAGGGCAGCTACAAAAATTACGCCGGCAACAGACAAATTAACGATTGGGACGTATAATGTTGAGAATTTCTCAACAGTCACTCCAGACGATAAAGTAACAAAAATTGCTGATGCGATAGTTAATAAAATGAAAAACCCTGACATTATTGGCCTAAACGAAGTCCAGGATAATAACGGCGAAACAGATAACGGTATTGTAGATGGTACGCAAAGTGCACAAAAGATCATTAGTAAGATCAAAACTCTTGGCGGACCGGACTATTTGTATACTGAAATCGCGCCAATTAATAATCAAGATGGCGGGGCACCTGGTGGAAATATTCGTGTTGCCTTCCTGTACAACAAAGCTCGTGTTTCATTAACTGCAGGAGCACCTAAAGGAGCAGCGACACAGGCTGTAGGTTTTGAAAATGGCAAACTTACCCTAAATCCAGGACGGATTGATCCAACCAATTCTGCATTTAACTCAAGCAGGAAGCCACTGGCTGCGCAATTTGATTTCCAAGGCCAAAGTGTTATCGTGGTGGCTAATCACTTTAACTCTAAAAGCGGCGACCAACCATTGTTTGGTAAAACTCAACCACCAGTATTGAGCAGTGAAATACAACGTCATAAAATTGCTGGGATTGTTAATAACTTCGTAAAAGATGTGAAATCAAAGGATGCCAATGCCAATGTTGTCTTGCTTGGCGACTTTAATGATTTTGAATTCACTAAAACGTTAGAAATTGCAAAAGGAAATGAATTAACCAACATGGTTGGCTTCGTTCCAGAAAGGGAGCGTTACAATTACTCATACCAAGGTAACGCCCAAGAATTAGACCATGTCTTAGTTACGAACAATATGGTAGTCAACACGACTGTCGATATCTTACACATTAACTCTGGATTCATGGAAGTACATGGACGTGCAAGTGATCATGACCCAGTCTTAATCCAGACAAAATTAAAAGCAACCGAAGAGGTTTTACCACCGGTAACACCGCCAGCATCAACGAAGGTTTACAAATTAAGCGGATTTAAAACGAAAAAGTTAACCGTGACCCACGCAGCTACTGACATTACCATGGATTCTGCTTCGGTGATTTCGGAAGGAATTGTGTTAAAAAGCTCTTTCGCTAAGCTTGGTGGCGAAGGGTTAAAGAATACCATTGTCACACTTAGTCCAACAGAACCAGGAGACGCAGCTGTTATTGACTTTGGCGGCGTAGAAGTTAAAGAAGTCATCATAGATAATGCGAATATCAGCCAAATCAGGGGCGTTGAAAAGGTTCAAAAATGGACAGTAAAAGATGGAGTGGACCCATCTAAGATCAAATGTACAACCATTGATGGAGTAGTCATTACCCCTTCTCCCATAACGGTGCCAAAAGTGAATCAGGGACCTGTGCAATCCAACCCGTTTCCTGCTTTCACCATTCAAAAAGATGCAACATTATCCATTAATTTAAATGACTATTTTGCTGATCCAGATGGTGATGTGTTAACGTACACATCAACTGTCGGCATTGTTCAAGGATCGGCGTTAATGATTCCTACAGCAACGGCAGGTACAGTCAATGTGACGGTAACAGCAAATGACGGAGCGAAAACGACTAGTGTGTCTTTTACTGTAACCGTAACAGCAGGTTCTACACCAGGAGGGGACGTAGAGCCTTATTACCAGGCTGCTGCTGGAAAAACAGGTTCCGACCTGAAGCTTGCTCTACACAATATCATTAAAGTGCAAACGAAATTAACGTATGCTCAAGTAACGGAAGCTTTAAAGAAAACCGACGAGGATCCCAACAATTCCAATAACGTCATACTTTTGTACACGGGTCGATCACAGGCAAAAACAACCTTTGGTTCAGGAGTCAACGATTGGAATCGTGAGCATGTTTGGGCAAAATCTCACGGTAATTTTGGAACAAGTGTTGGTCCTGGAACAGATATTCATCATTTACGACCAGCTGACGCATCAGTAAACAGCACACGCGGCCATTTGGATTTTGATAATGGCGGCAATCCTCAAGGGGAGTGTGCTCAATGTAAATATGATAGCGATTCTTTCGAGCCGCCAGATCGTGTAAAAGGTGACATTGCTCGAATGCTTATGTACATGGATGTCCGTTATGAGGGCGACGGCGGGGAGCTTAACCTTGAGCTAGCTGACAAGGTGAATACGTATCCAACGCCATTCCATGGCAAAAAGTCTGTCCTCCTTCAATGGAGTAAAATGGATCCACCGGATGCCTTTGAAAAGCACAGAAACGATGTGATTCAATCCATTCAAGGAAATCGTAATCCATTCATCGATCATCCAGAGTGGGCAGAGTCCATTTGGCCTGCGAGTTAA
- a CDS encoding O-antigen ligase: MTIKKMNLFRLLLISLSMVVLITIYKVPAFGSLGIFLCGVFLLPVIFSFIYKHRGTFILFVFFCSFGIMNTDIKLFDLLFIIVGSIYWVKQKEKFLAMQQVRSINYAFLLFIGITMLSIPNSTNISEGIGYFIHTVFMIAIYYFLSILIRTKKEFYSIILGYICTVLVTVLVVIVQKLGFIGDMGTWFQGVRAQGFFMDPNDFSPFLILAIFLLIERAFSYHYVSIHYFFCCFLAGTVFAVLLASMSRAALLNFTIVSLIYLYFSIFHKKKYGQSFILVGMILLTVSVTLIVAGDSIMHDLSIRFSGSTDVLQSYDADRFYYQRQGIILGSTHLFGIGPGQFELLFNYATHNLFVRIIAENGWLAFLMFVMVILYILSRLFHFRKKEVWNLPVYLFLAVFIGVIVNSFFLDTLHWRYLWFILGLCTILLNNASKVNIEKGKQ; encoded by the coding sequence ATGACCATAAAAAAAATGAACCTATTTAGATTACTACTGATTAGCCTATCGATGGTCGTTCTTATTACAATCTATAAAGTCCCAGCCTTTGGCAGCCTAGGAATATTCCTTTGTGGTGTTTTTCTTTTACCTGTTATTTTCTCTTTCATCTATAAGCATCGGGGAACTTTTATCTTATTTGTATTTTTCTGCAGCTTTGGCATCATGAATACAGACATCAAACTCTTTGACCTCTTATTTATTATCGTAGGTTCCATTTATTGGGTAAAGCAAAAGGAAAAATTTCTGGCAATGCAACAGGTTAGGTCTATAAATTATGCTTTTCTACTATTTATTGGGATTACTATGCTCTCGATACCTAACAGCACTAATATTAGTGAAGGTATCGGCTACTTTATACATACCGTGTTTATGATAGCCATTTACTATTTTCTCTCAATTCTCATTCGAACGAAAAAGGAATTTTACTCCATAATTTTGGGCTATATTTGCACCGTCCTGGTTACAGTATTAGTGGTAATAGTACAGAAATTGGGGTTCATAGGTGATATGGGTACTTGGTTTCAAGGGGTTCGTGCGCAAGGATTTTTTATGGACCCGAATGACTTTTCACCGTTCTTGATCCTCGCTATTTTCCTTTTGATTGAACGGGCATTTTCTTATCATTATGTTTCCATTCATTATTTTTTCTGTTGTTTCCTTGCTGGGACTGTATTTGCCGTTTTACTTGCTAGTATGTCACGTGCAGCTCTATTAAATTTCACCATCGTGTCACTTATCTATCTTTATTTCTCTATTTTTCATAAGAAAAAGTACGGTCAATCCTTCATATTGGTCGGTATGATACTGCTAACAGTAAGTGTAACCCTAATAGTAGCAGGGGATTCTATTATGCATGATCTCTCTATCCGATTTTCCGGATCAACAGACGTATTGCAGTCATATGATGCGGATCGATTCTATTATCAGCGGCAAGGAATAATACTCGGCTCTACACATCTTTTCGGAATTGGCCCTGGACAATTTGAACTCCTATTCAACTATGCCACACACAATTTATTTGTCCGAATTATCGCAGAGAATGGTTGGCTCGCCTTCCTGATGTTTGTTATGGTCATTCTGTATATTTTATCTCGCCTTTTTCATTTTCGAAAAAAGGAAGTCTGGAATCTGCCCGTTTATTTATTTTTAGCGGTTTTTATCGGTGTAATTGTTAATAGCTTCTTTCTAGACACCTTACATTGGAGATACCTTTGGTTTATCTTAGGACTTTGCACTATACTATTAAATAACGCTTCTAAAGTAAACATAGAAAAAGGAAAACAATAA
- a CDS encoding polysaccharide biosynthesis C-terminal domain-containing protein — translation MNTFINKSRIGRDTIIYIPVFLTPALVNIILLMVFTRYFSPKEYGTYTIVVNTTIILSSLLTQWIILSIQRFRPEYSHKGTINEFNRHLNHLLLYLSLGFVLLSIPMYLFLPFSLQPYQEYYWPSVLLITSSIYFMVLSGIYQVDLQSKKYRNLNVIQSLLKLLIIIGMVNYLHLAPVAFVWGSLLAQLLVTTPMLRYVHTNRMFKPKKTSKDSFRKFVKKLWTYGFPLIGWYIGTTVMNLTDRFMIEYFRSSHEVGIYSANFTIAVQAIALICNPLFFAVQPRMMNEIQQNKDKEYIEQKISHYTQLFIMISLPFGVYFSIYRKEVSSLLLGEQFTSGAIIIPILIFGFFAWNIGLYGQLVYQITKKTKEMFYFVTVAAIVNFALNLYFIPQWGYVGAAISTTIGFFLYSSLLYFFSFRLIQWKFPWMVLGKNSILVLTLSLPVIFVKNIYLQGVSPLVSMLVGIPYFLIYIGAVFFLWKNTLKNILA, via the coding sequence ATGAATACTTTCATAAATAAAAGTCGGATTGGCCGCGATACCATAATCTATATTCCTGTATTTTTAACACCTGCACTGGTCAATATCATCTTGCTGATGGTCTTTACGAGATATTTCTCACCAAAAGAATATGGTACCTATACTATTGTGGTGAATACAACGATTATCTTATCCTCCCTATTAACACAGTGGATTATATTATCGATCCAAAGATTCCGACCGGAATACAGTCATAAAGGGACGATTAATGAGTTTAATCGTCATCTAAACCACCTCCTCTTATATCTCTCTCTAGGTTTTGTCCTTTTGAGTATTCCCATGTATCTATTTTTACCATTTAGTCTACAACCCTACCAAGAGTATTATTGGCCCTCAGTACTACTGATTACGAGTTCTATTTACTTTATGGTACTAAGCGGAATCTATCAAGTTGACTTGCAATCTAAGAAATACCGAAACCTAAATGTGATCCAATCCCTTTTGAAGTTACTAATCATAATTGGGATGGTTAACTATTTACACTTGGCACCTGTTGCTTTTGTCTGGGGTTCTTTACTAGCCCAGCTATTGGTTACAACCCCCATGCTTCGATATGTTCACACCAATAGAATGTTTAAACCTAAAAAGACAAGTAAGGATTCATTTCGCAAATTTGTGAAGAAATTATGGACATATGGTTTCCCATTAATTGGATGGTACATTGGAACCACCGTTATGAATCTAACAGATCGATTTATGATTGAGTATTTCCGTTCATCACATGAAGTTGGGATTTATTCTGCTAATTTTACCATTGCAGTGCAGGCAATTGCTTTAATTTGCAACCCATTGTTTTTTGCCGTTCAGCCCAGAATGATGAATGAAATTCAACAAAATAAAGATAAAGAGTATATTGAACAGAAAATATCTCACTATACGCAATTATTTATCATGATCTCTTTACCTTTTGGTGTCTATTTTTCAATCTATCGAAAGGAAGTAAGTTCCCTCTTACTCGGTGAACAGTTTACTAGCGGAGCAATCATTATCCCCATATTAATCTTTGGCTTTTTCGCTTGGAATATTGGCTTATACGGACAACTTGTCTATCAAATAACTAAAAAGACAAAGGAAATGTTTTATTTTGTAACAGTGGCAGCAATAGTGAATTTTGCTCTTAATCTTTATTTTATTCCTCAATGGGGCTATGTGGGAGCCGCTATTTCAACCACTATCGGATTTTTCTTGTATAGCTCATTACTTTATTTTTTCTCATTCAGACTAATCCAATGGAAATTCCCCTGGATGGTATTAGGGAAAAATTCTATACTAGTCTTAACACTTTCTTTACCGGTAATTTTTGTAAAAAATATATATTTACAAGGTGTTTCCCCTCTAGTTAGTATGTTAGTAGGAATACCTTATTTCCTTATTTACATAGGAGCCGTATTCTTTCTTTGGAAAAATACACTAAAAAATATCCTAGCCTGA
- a CDS encoding glycosyltransferase family 4 protein: MKILYVITGADIGGAQRHLLYLSNWFSKQGHEVHVVLGEDGPFKDELEKQNIKAIVIPIPRTIKWKEDLYALWNLSRFIQKGGYDVVHSHSSKAGIIARLASFMNRVRKNIYTAHGFVFNDPTLTKKKKYFYLWLEKSFSWISSHIITVSAYDYHQGATYGMKEQKLSVIYNGIPENQILSQSEWAVKQKRLRHTKRKIIGFVGRFASEKNLDMLLRVASHFTDENVEFWLIGDGPLFNHYQREVMKQNLQSTILLKGSQDNVYEWMDQMHVMIITSHKEGFPYVFVEACGRGLPVISTNVGGIKEVLDSHGKENLLVPINGDDEMVQRLHSILSDDTIRLDLGMYCLEIAQQLTVEQMCVKTNNVYSS, encoded by the coding sequence ATGAAAATCCTTTATGTAATTACAGGCGCAGATATAGGTGGTGCACAGAGGCATTTACTCTATCTTTCTAATTGGTTTTCAAAGCAAGGTCACGAAGTACACGTGGTTTTGGGAGAAGATGGACCTTTCAAGGATGAGCTCGAAAAGCAAAATATAAAGGCAATCGTGATTCCGATACCAAGAACCATTAAGTGGAAAGAAGACTTATATGCCTTATGGAATTTAAGCCGGTTTATTCAAAAAGGAGGCTATGATGTTGTCCATTCTCACAGCTCAAAAGCGGGAATCATAGCCAGACTTGCCTCTTTCATGAATCGAGTAAGGAAAAACATCTATACAGCACATGGATTCGTATTTAATGATCCAACATTAACAAAGAAAAAGAAATACTTTTACTTATGGCTTGAAAAATCATTTAGCTGGATATCATCCCATATCATTACGGTTTCAGCCTATGACTATCATCAGGGAGCAACGTATGGAATGAAGGAACAGAAATTATCTGTCATTTATAACGGGATTCCTGAAAATCAAATTCTTTCACAATCTGAATGGGCGGTAAAGCAGAAAAGGCTTCGCCATACGAAAAGAAAAATTATAGGGTTTGTCGGCCGATTTGCATCAGAAAAAAATTTGGATATGCTGCTTCGGGTCGCCTCACATTTTACGGATGAAAATGTAGAGTTTTGGCTTATTGGGGATGGCCCCCTATTTAATCATTATCAACGTGAAGTCATGAAACAGAATCTACAGTCGACGATTCTGTTAAAGGGTAGTCAGGACAATGTGTATGAATGGATGGACCAAATGCACGTGATGATAATTACTTCTCATAAAGAAGGTTTTCCTTATGTTTTTGTTGAAGCATGTGGGAGGGGACTTCCGGTAATTAGTACAAATGTGGGTGGAATAAAGGAAGTTCTTGACTCACATGGTAAGGAAAACCTCCTTGTCCCTATCAATGGAGATGATGAAATGGTCCAACGGCTTCATTCCATACTTTCTGATGATACCATTCGCTTAGACCTAGGTATGTATTGTTTAGAGATTGCTCAACAATTAACTGTGGAACAAATGTGTGTAAAAACCAATAATGTATATTCTAGTTAA
- a CDS encoding glycosyltransferase family 4 protein, producing the protein MKRILFYESRPEWGGAQKCELELLNALENNALQTYFLTSTDGPMNHRVSAHGKSVFLIPISRHIDNIRKGQVRTGLFFLLIQVFYLLPHFIKVMFFILRNRIDIIYTSQFRSQLVIGWLAKLLGRKVIWHIHGEEKIDNLLGRICITTADKIIVVSQLLNDRYCTLYPNKIDKFITVHNGVDSPSLSNTHIKNSEFTISMVGTLIEGKRQDLAILAVAELIKMGYNVQLKIIGEKPPWLKEDYFLSLQRLVHQLGLANSVLFLGWLDQPWKALLQSNVFILPSDTEGLPLSIIEAMAIGLPVISTNVGGVPELIEDGKTGFIIPPGNVEELVRKLKKLIESPSACEQMGKEALKRYETRFTKELFVKGVAGVIHTVIQ; encoded by the coding sequence GTGAAGAGGATTCTATTTTACGAGAGTCGTCCGGAATGGGGTGGAGCTCAAAAATGTGAGCTTGAACTACTTAATGCACTTGAAAACAATGCCTTACAAACCTACTTTCTTACCTCCACCGACGGACCCATGAATCATCGTGTATCAGCACATGGGAAAAGTGTATTTCTGATTCCTATCAGTAGGCACATTGACAACATCCGCAAGGGGCAAGTAAGAACCGGTTTATTTTTTTTACTTATTCAAGTATTTTACTTACTGCCTCATTTCATAAAAGTCATGTTCTTTATTCTACGGAATCGGATTGACATCATCTATACTAGTCAATTTCGATCACAGCTCGTTATCGGCTGGCTAGCCAAACTCCTTGGTAGAAAGGTCATATGGCATATCCATGGAGAAGAGAAAATTGACAATCTATTAGGAAGAATATGCATTACAACAGCAGATAAAATAATTGTTGTTTCTCAACTATTAAATGATAGATACTGTACTCTCTATCCAAACAAGATTGACAAATTCATCACGGTACATAATGGAGTAGACAGCCCCTCTCTATCAAATACACACATCAAGAACAGTGAATTCACCATAAGTATGGTAGGAACTTTAATTGAAGGAAAAAGGCAGGACCTAGCCATCTTGGCTGTTGCAGAGCTTATCAAAATGGGATATAACGTCCAGCTAAAAATAATAGGCGAGAAGCCTCCATGGCTGAAAGAAGACTATTTCCTTTCCTTACAAAGACTAGTCCATCAATTAGGGCTCGCAAACTCTGTGTTATTTCTAGGTTGGCTGGATCAGCCGTGGAAGGCATTACTCCAATCAAATGTGTTCATTTTGCCTTCGGATACAGAAGGATTACCTCTTTCAATAATTGAAGCCATGGCTATAGGACTTCCCGTCATATCAACCAATGTTGGAGGTGTACCGGAATTAATTGAAGATGGAAAAACCGGTTTTATTATTCCACCTGGTAATGTTGAGGAATTAGTTAGAAAACTTAAAAAACTTATAGAATCTCCCTCCGCTTGTGAGCAAATGGGCAAGGAAGCTCTCAAGAGGTATGAGACCCGTTTTACGAAAGAATTATTTGTTAAAGGAGTGGCAGGTGTCATCCACACCGTAATTCAATGA
- a CDS encoding sugar transferase, which yields MKLLNEINPHNEMLPKSKILYSSVKHAIDIVISICFLTTLSPLFLLVVLLIKADSPGAVFYTQERIGLGGVPFYIIKFRTMHTDAEKNGPQWADHFDPRITKVGYYLRKYRIDEIPQFFNILRGEMSIIGPRPERLVFIEEFEKDLPNFRNRLQVKPGITGLAQINGGYELSPSEKLELDLQYIYQFSFLLDLKIFLKSIPVILFSKGWR from the coding sequence ATGAAATTACTCAATGAGATTAATCCCCATAACGAAATGCTGCCAAAAAGCAAAATACTTTATTCCAGTGTCAAACATGCCATTGATATCGTTATTAGTATTTGTTTCTTAACCACGCTTTCTCCTTTATTCCTTTTGGTCGTTCTATTGATTAAAGCAGATTCACCCGGAGCCGTTTTTTACACACAAGAACGAATAGGACTGGGTGGGGTTCCGTTTTATATAATTAAATTTAGAACCATGCATACGGACGCAGAAAAGAATGGTCCTCAATGGGCAGACCATTTTGACCCAAGAATCACAAAAGTTGGCTATTATTTAAGAAAATATCGAATCGATGAAATTCCACAGTTTTTTAATATTTTGCGCGGGGAAATGTCCATCATTGGTCCACGACCCGAGCGCTTAGTCTTCATTGAAGAGTTTGAAAAAGACCTTCCTAATTTTCGTAACCGTCTGCAAGTGAAACCTGGAATTACTGGTTTGGCACAAATCAACGGAGGTTACGAGCTTTCCCCCAGTGAAAAACTTGAATTGGATTTACAATATATTTATCAATTTTCATTTTTACTAGACTTAAAGATTTTTTTAAAATCAATTCCCGTTATCTTGTTCTCAAAAGGGTGGAGATAG